The following coding sequences lie in one Lolium perenne isolate Kyuss_39 chromosome 2, Kyuss_2.0, whole genome shotgun sequence genomic window:
- the LOC127334104 gene encoding probable inactive purple acid phosphatase 2, with protein sequence MHLKTPLLLLTLLFLAAGEAAATTLTATPAKLTQSDREITIRWSDLPDPDGLDHVAIYSPPSSRDRDFLGYLFLNGSASWRSGRGELALPRLPNLRAPYQFRLFRWPAKEYSYHHVDHDGNPLPHGRHRVAVSGDVEFAGSAARPEQVHLAFADGVDEMRVMFVCADGGKRSVRYGLGKEEGEKGWTEVGTEVRTYEQKHMCDAPANDSVGWRDPGFVFDGLMKGLEPGRKYFYKVGSDLGGWSETYSFISRDSEANETIAFLLGDMGTYVPYNTYIRTQDESLSTVKWILRDIKALGDNPAFISHIGDISYARGYSWVWDHFFSQIEPIAASTPYHVCIGNHEYDWPSQPWKPSWSTYGKDGGGECGIPYSVKFRMPGNSILPTGNGAPDTRNLYYSFDSGVVHFVYMSTETNFVQGSDQHNFLKADLEKVNRSRTPFVVFQGHRPMYTTSDETRDSAMRQQMVQHLEPLLVTYNVTLALWGHVHRYERFCPIKNLQCLNTSSSFVYPGAPVHVVIGMGGQDWQPIWQPRTDHPDVPIYPQPGISMYRGGEFGYTKLVATREKLTLTYLGNHDGQVHDMVEIFSEQTSGEDSAAKTVVGTKLGSAASTKLKISPLYLEIGGSVMLALILGFAFGFLVRKKREAAQWTPVKNEES encoded by the exons atgcacctcaaaaccccgctcctcctcctcaccctcctcttcctcgccgccgGCGAGGCCGCGGCGACGACCCTAACGGCCACCCCGGCGAAGCTCACCCAATCCGACCGCGAAATCACGATCCGGTGGTCCGACCTCCCGGACCCGGACGGCCTGGACCACGTGGCGATCTACTCCCCGCCGTCCTCCAGGGACCGCGACTTCCTCGGCTACCTCTTCCTCAACGGCTCCGCCTCCTGGCGCAGCGGCCGCGGCGAGCTAGCCCTCCCGCGCCTCCCCAACCTGCGGGCGCCCTACCAGTTCCGCCTCTTCCGCTGGCCCGCCAAGGAGTACTCCTACCACCACGTTGACCACGACGGCAACCCGCTCCCCCACGGCCGCCACCGCGTCGCCGTGTCCGGCGACGTCGAGTTCGCCGGCTCGGCCGCCAGGCCGGAGCAGGTGCACCTCGCCTTCGCGGATGGCGTCGACGAGATGCGGGTGATGTTCGTCTGCGCGGACGGTGGCAAGAGGTCCGTGAGGTACGGGCTGGGGAAGGAGGAGGGGGAGAAGGGCTGGACGGAGGTCGGCACGGAGGTGAGGACGTACGAGCAGAAGCACATGTGCGATGCGCCGGCGAACGACAGCGTGGGCTGGAGGGATCCGGGCTTCGTCTTCGACGGCCTCATGAAGGGGTTGGAGCCTGGGAGGAAGTATTTTTACAAG GTTGGTAGTGACTTGGGAGGATGGAGTGAGACATATAGCTTTATTTCACGTGACAGTGAGGCCAATGAGACCATTGCTTTCCTACTTGGTGATATGGGCACTTATGTGCCTTACAACACCTACATCCGGACACAAGATGAGAGCTTGTCAACTGTAAAATGGATCCTTCGCGATATTAAAGCTCTTGGAGATAATCCTGCATTTATTTCGCATATTGGGGACATCAGTTACGCCAGAGGCTATTCTTGGGTATGGGACCATTTCTTCAGCCAGATTGAGCCTATTGCAGCCAGTACTCCATACCATGTCTGCATAGGAAATCATGAGTATGATTGGCCTTCACAACCTTGGAAACCATCGTGGTCTACATATGGCAAGGATGGTGGAGGTGAATGTGGAATACCGTACAGTGTCAAGTTCAGAATGCCCGGAAATTCTATTCTACCTACTGGCAATGGAGCTCCAGACACACGCAATCTCTATTACTCATTCGATTCAGGAGTTGTTCATTTCGTGTACATGTCAACTGAAACTAATTTTGTTCAGGGCAGCGATCAACACAATTTCCTAAAAGCTGACCTGGAGAAGGTTAATCGAAGTAGAACTCCGTTTGTTGTGTTTCAGGGCCACCGGCCCATGTATACCACAAGCGACGAAACCCGAGATTCGGCCATGAGACAGCAGATGGTCCAGCATCTTGAACCGCTATTGGTGACATACAATGTGACCCTTGCACTGTGGGGACATGTCCACAGGTATGAGAGGTTCTGCCCCATCAAGAACTTGCAGTGTCTGAACACATCATCAAGCTTCGTATACCCTGGTGCCCCTGTTCATGTTGTGATCGGGATGGGCGGTCAAGATTGGCAACCCATCTGGCAACCAAGGACTGATCACCCTGATGTTCCTATCTATCCACAGCCTGGGATCTCCATGTACCGTGGTGGTGAGTTTGGGTACACAAAACTCGTAGCTACAAGGGAAAAGCTGACGTTGACATACTTGGGGAACCATGACGGACAAGTCCATGACATGGTGGAGATATTCTCTGAACAAACATCTGGTGAAGATAGCGCTGCTAAGACGGTTGTTGGAACAAAACTTGGTTCAGCGGCCAGCACTAAGCTGAAGATTTCCCCGTTATACTTGGAAATTGGAGGTAGTGTGATGTTGGCCCTGATACTTGGTTTTGCTTTTGGATTTCTCGTCAGAAAGAAGAGAGAAGCTGCACAATGGACTCCGGTGAAGAACGAGGAATCCTAA
- the LOC127334102 gene encoding flavin-containing monooxygenase FMO GS-OX-like 8 has protein sequence MVSAGDAEHPLQLQSKNVCVVGAGMAGMAAARELRREGHAVTVMEQSADVGGQWLYDPRTDGDDPLGAAVPVRVPGSMYACLRLISPREAMGFSDFQFLPRHGVAGRDPRRYPVHREMYCYLRDFCDVFGLMDAVRLNTRVLRVAETMPASSTRQWAVRSVQLCDGDEKEEVFDAVVVATGHYSQPKLPRIKGMEEWLRRQMHSHSYRTPDPFRGEVVVMVGCGDSGKDIALDLRRVAKEVHLTAKSTEEAMTPAMSKMLANHANLHLHPQIDQLHADGRVVFADGSSVVADTVMYCTGYTYSFPFLDTGGAVTVDDNRVGPLFEHVFPPSLAPSLSFVGVPRKVLIPWFFEAQGKWVAQVLSGRRALPPVEEMLRSVEEHYRAREAAGVPKKYTHDIGGVEPLKMYEFGEKYCDFPRIENWQRELILSCIAGMNEDMENFRDRTDDSDNVRKGLQTWHSLAASAQAQDDKKVTVKDLAATQVDSQAMTKLLVN, from the coding sequence ATGGTTTCGGCAGGCGACGCCGAGCATCCACTGCAGCTGCAGTCCAAGAATGTGTGCGTGGTGGGAGCCGGCATGGCCGGTATGGCGGCTGCGCGCGAGCTGCGGCGGGAGGGCCACGCCGTGACGGTCATGGAGCAGAGCGCCGACGTCGGCGGGCAGTGGCTGTACGACCCGAGGACCGACGGCGACGACCCGCTCGGGGCCGCGGTGCCGGTGCGCGTGCCCGGCAGCATGTACGCCTGCCTCCGCCTCATCAGTCCACGGGAGGCCATGGGGTTCTCCGACTTCCAGTTCCTGCCAAGGCACGGCGTCGCCGGCCGCGACCCGCGCCGCTACCCCGTTCACCGGGAGATGTACTGCTACCTCCGGGACTTCTGCGACGTGTTCGGGCTCATGGACGCCGTCAGGCTCAACACCCGCGTCCTGCGCGTCGCCGAGACCATGCCGGCGTCGTCGACGCGACAATGGGCGGTGAGATCCGTGCAGCTCTGCGACGGCGATGAGAAGGAGGAGGTGTTCGACGCGGTCGTGGTGGCCACCGGCCACTACTCGCAGCCGAAGCTCCCGCGCATCAAAGGCATGGAGGAGTGGCTGCGGAGGCAGATGCACAGCCACTCGTACCGGACGCCGGATCCGTTCCGCGGCGAGGTGGTGGTGATGGTCGGGTGCGGGgacagcggcaaggacatcgcgcTGGACCTGCGCCGCGTCGCCAAGGAGGTGCACctcaccgccaagtccacggaggaGGCCATGACGCCGGCTATGTCCAAGATGCTGGCCAACCACGCCAACCTGCACCTCCACCCGCAGATAGACCAGCTGCACGCCGACGGGCGCGTGGTGTTCGCGGACGGCTCAAGCGTCGTCGCGGACACGGTCATGTACTGCACGGGGTACACCTACTCGTTCCCGTTCCTGGACACGGGCGGCGCGGTGACCGTGGACGACAACCGCGTCGGCCCGCTGTTCGAGCACGTGTTCCCGCCGTCCCTGGCGCCGTCGCTCTCCTTCGTGGGCGTGCCGAGGAAGGTCCTGATACCGTGGTTCTTCGAGGCGCAGGGGAAGTGGGTCGCGCAGGTGCTGTCTGGCCGGCGGGCGCTGCCGCCGGTGGAGGAGATGCTGCGGTCCGTGGAGGAGCATTACCGCGCCAGGGAGGCCGCCGGCGTGCCCAAGAAGTACACCCACGACATCGGCGGCGTGGAACCTCTGAAGATGTACGAGTTCGGGGAGAAGTACTGCGACTTCCCGCGGATCGAGAACTGGCAGAGGGAGCTGATCCTGTCGTGCATCGCGGGCATGAACGAGGACATGGAGAACTTCCGCGACCGCACCGACGACAGCGACAACGTCCGGAAGGGTCTGCAGACATGGCACAGCTTAGCTGCTTCTGCTCAAGCTCAAGACGATAAGAAAGTTACTGTGAAAGACCTAGCTGCTACTCAAGTTGATTCGCAGGCCATGACTAAGCTTCTTGTCAACTGA
- the LOC127334103 gene encoding CSC1-like protein At4g02900: MGSLNDIGVAAGINILSALGFLLAFAVLRIQPINDRVYFPKWYLKGTRSSPRHIGAALSKFVNADVSTYMRFLNWMPVALKMPEPELIEHAGLDSAVYVRIYLLGLKLFVPIAVLAFLVLVPVNWTSGTLEDEKSISYDEIDKLSISNIGTGSKRFWAHIAMAYVFTFWTFYVLYHEYKVITTMRLRFLANQKRRPDQFTVLVKNIPEDSDETVSEHVQHFFAVNHRDHYLSHQVVYNANTLASLVEKKTGLQNWLVYYENQHAKNPEKNPTIKTGLWGLWGEKVDAVEYYRTTIEELCKQEDEEREKVVSDPSAIMPAAFVSFKSQWGAAVCAQTQQTSNPTVWITEWAPEPRDVYWPNLAIPFVSLSVRRLIMTVALFFLTFFFMVPIALVQSLANLDDIERVLPFLKPIIQRNSLRSIIQGFLPGIALKLFLIILPTILRTMSKIEGHISLSGLDRRTASKYFLFLFVNVFLGSVITGTAFQQLDTFIHQSANKIPETIGESIPMKATFFITYIMVDGWSGIAAEVLRLKPLVMFHIKNTFLVRTDQDRDQAMDPGSLDFGSNEPRIQLYFLLGLVYAVVTPILLPFIIVFFSLAYLVFRHQIINVYNQQYESCAQFWPDVHRRIIIALIVSQILLLGLLSTQEAEKSTFALLPLPVLTIWFHYVCKGRFEPAYIKFPLQEAMVKDTLQRATDPTLNLRAYLKDAYVHPVFQGGDMYDLVAMDEEEKDPLLVATKRRSRMNTPVDSRLNSSSGTNEGEFSRLRP; the protein is encoded by the exons ATGGGTTCCCTCAACGACATTGGTGTTGCTGCTGGGATAAACATATTATCTGCATTGGGTTTCCTTCTTGCGTTTGCGGTTCTGAGGATACAACCTATTAACGATCGGGTTTACTTTCCAAAATGGTACCTCAAAGGGACAAGAAGCAGCCCAAGACATATAGGAGCTGCCTTATCAAAGTTTGTGAATGCCGATGTGTCAACATATATGCGGTTTCTTAATTGGATGCCTGTGGCGCTAAAAATGCCAGAACCTGAGTTAATCGAGCATGCAGGACTAGACTCGGCAGTATATGTTCGCATCTATCTTCTAGG ttTAAAATTATTTGTGCCAATAGCTGTGCTGGCATTCTTGGTCCTAGTTCCTGTCAATTGGACTAGTGGAACTTTAGAAGATGAAAAGAGTATAAGTTATGATGAAATTGACAAGCTTTCAATATCGAATATTGGAACAGGTTCAAAAAG GTTTTGGGCACACATTGCGATGGCCTATGTATTTACCTTTTGGACGTTTTACGTCTTGTACCATGAGTATAAGGTTATAACAACTATGAGACTGCGCTTTCTTGCCAATCAGAAACGTCGGCCTGATCAATTCACG GTACTTGTGAAAAATATACCAGAGGACTCGGACGAAACAGTTAGTGAGCATGTTCAGCATTTTTTTGCTGTGAATCATCGTGATCATTATCTCAGTCATCAG GTTGTATACAATGCAAACACCCTTGCCAGTTTAGTTGAGAAGAAGACAGGCTTGCAAAACTGGCTGGTCTACTACGAAAATCAGCACGCTAAAAATCCTGAGAAGAATCCAACTATAAAG ACAGGATTGTGGGGTCTTTGGGGGGAAAAAGTGGATGCGGTAGAATACTACAGGACAACAATTGAGGAGCTATGTAAACAG GAAGATGAGGAGAGAGAGAAAGTGGTCAGTGATCCTAGTGCTATTATGCCGGCGGCATTTGTGTCTTTCAAAAGTCAGTGGGGGGCTGCTGTTTGTGCACAAACGCAGCAGACAAGTAACCCAACTGTGTGGATAACCGAGTGGGCTCCGGAACCTCGCGATGTTTACTGGCCTAATCTCGCGATACCTTTTGTTTCTCTCTCGGTTAGGAGGCTTATCATGACCGTTGCGCTCTTTTTCCTGACATTTTTCTTCATGGTACCAATTGCATTGGTCCAATCCTTGGCAAATCTAGACGATATTGAGCGGGTGCTTCCTTTCTTGAAACCAATAATACAACG AAATTCTCTGAGGTCAATTATACAAGGTTTCTTGCCAGGAATCGCTTTAAAACTATTCCTTATAATTCTGCCAACAATTCTCAGGACCATGAGCAAGATTGAAGGACACATATCACTCTCTGGATTAGACAGGAGGACCGCATCGAAATACTTCCTGTTCCTTTTCGTCAATGTATTCTTGGGGAGTGTAATAACCGGAACAGCGTTCCAACAGCTGGACACTTTTATCCATCAGTCCGCCAACAA GATTCCAGAGACTATTGGAGAATCGATTCCCATGAAAGCAACATTTTTCATCACATACATAATGGTGGATGGATGGTCCGGCATTGCTGCTGAAGTTCTAAGGTTGAAACCGTTGGTCATGTTCCACATAAAGAACACTTTCTTGGTGAGAACTGATCAAGACCGCGATCAGGCCATGGACCCTGGGAGCCTGGATTTCGGGTCCAATGAACCGCGAATACAACTCTACTTCCTCCTCGGGCTTGTGTATGCAGTTGTGACACCAATTCTTCTTCCTTTCATCATAGTCTTCTTCAGCCTTGCCTATCTTGTTTTCAGACACCAG ATCATCAATGTCTATAACCAGCAATACGAGAGTTGTGCGCAGTTCTGGCCAGACGTGCACAGACGAATCATCATCGCGTTAATCGTGTCGCAGATCCTCCTGCTGGGACTGCTGAGCACACAGGAAGCAGAGAAGTCAACTTTcgcccttcttcctcttcctgtCCTGACCATATGGTTCCACTACGTCTGCAAGGGACGGTTCGAACCGGCGTACATAAAATTCCCCTTGCAG GAAGCCATGGTGAAGGACACACTGCAACGCGCGACTGACCCGACCCTGAACCTTAGAGCGTACCTGAAGGACGCGTACGTGCACCCGGTCTTCCAGGGAGGTGACATGTATGATCTCGTCGCCATGGATGAAGAGGAGAAGGACCCCCTCCTCGTCGCGACGAAGCGGCGGTCTCGGATGAACACGCCGGTGGATAGCAGGCTGAATTCGAGTTCTGGCACGAACGAGGGAGAGTTCAGCCGTCTGCGTCCTTAG